CTAAATAAAAGGTTTTTGTATAAAAATTCAATGCTTTTTCAGTCTAAATAATGTCTTTTCAGTCTCAAAGTCTAAAAGAAAACAAGATGGATAAAAGCATCAAAAAGATGAGCAAAAGAGATTTTATTAAATGTGGAATTTTTGGCCTGGGAGCTACAGCCTTTTTGGCAAAGGGGAAATATTTATTTGCCATGGCTGAAGACGGGATGCCGGAAGTCCCGGCTGCTGATTTGTGGAAATGGAGCAAGGAGAGTCCTTATTATGTGATTACCCCGCATGGCACAAAATGCCTGCTATGCCCCAATGGCTGTGTTTTAAAAGACAATCAGACAGGGGTATGCCGGAGCCGGATAAATTATAAAGGCAAGATATTTTCTTTGGTTTATGGAAATCCCTGTGCTGTTCATGTTGATCCTATTGAGAAAAAACCTCTTTTCCATTTTCTTCCTGAAAGCAGGGCTTACTCCATTGCTACAGCCGGATGCAATATGTCCTGCCTGAATTGTCAGAACTGGAGTATTTCTCAGGCCAGTCCGAAACAGACGGATAACTATGACATGATGCCTGCCAGAGTTGTGGAAGAAAGTATGCGCAATGCCTGCAAGACTATTGCTTATACTTACACCGAGCCTACTGTTTTTTATGAATATATGTATGACACTGCCCGGCTGGCCCGTG
Above is a genomic segment from Bacteroidota bacterium containing:
- the amrS gene encoding AmmeMemoRadiSam system radical SAM enzyme; translation: MDKSIKKMSKRDFIKCGIFGLGATAFLAKGKYLFAMAEDGMPEVPAADLWKWSKESPYYVITPHGTKCLLCPNGCVLKDNQTGVCRSRINYKGKIFSLVYGNPCAVHVDPIEKKPLFHFLPESRAYSIATAGCNMSCLNCQNWSISQASPKQTDNYDMMPARVVEESMRNACKTIAYTYTEPTVFYEYMYDTARLAREKGVKNIIKSNGYINEKPLRNLCKFLDAANIDLKSFDNSVYHKLNGGMLQPVLNTLRIIHEEHVWLEITYLLVPGWTDNFTSIKAMCQWLVKNGLENCPLHIDRFMPEYKLTQVPPTPVSSLEKARKIALEAGIKFVYVGNLPGTSFEDTVCPHCGKVLVERRGFAVLKKHIVNHKCLYCGTVIPGIWN